The following proteins are co-located in the Candidatus Desulfofervidus auxilii genome:
- a CDS encoding transketolase: MSLTRNIKYLRKLAKEIRKDVLVMLNEAGSGHTGGSLSVVELLIALFFGKLRHDPKNPQWKERDRFVLSKGHAAPTLYAILAHCGYFPRKELFSLRKLGTRLQGHPDCKFTPGIEVPTGSLGQGLSMANGMALAARLDGLSSRVYVLLGDGEVQEGQVWEAAMTAAHYKIDNLCAILDNNRLQIDGWVSDVMNIDPLTDKWRAFGWATIEIDGHNFEEIFNALDEAEKIKGKPTIIIARTIKGKGVSFFENQAKYHGVAPTKEELERALKELEIA; this comes from the coding sequence ATGAGTCTTACAAGAAATATTAAGTATTTGCGAAAGTTAGCTAAGGAAATCAGGAAAGATGTTTTGGTTATGCTTAATGAAGCTGGTTCAGGTCATACAGGTGGTTCTTTATCAGTAGTAGAATTATTAATAGCCTTATTTTTTGGCAAACTCAGACACGATCCTAAAAATCCCCAATGGAAAGAAAGGGATAGATTTGTTCTTTCTAAAGGACATGCTGCTCCTACTCTTTATGCTATTCTTGCTCATTGTGGTTATTTTCCTAGAAAAGAACTTTTTTCTTTACGAAAATTAGGCACTCGTTTACAAGGTCATCCTGATTGCAAATTTACACCAGGTATTGAAGTACCTACTGGCTCGCTTGGTCAAGGTCTTTCTATGGCTAATGGTATGGCGTTAGCAGCAAGATTAGATGGTCTATCTAGTAGAGTTTATGTGCTTTTAGGTGATGGTGAAGTGCAGGAAGGGCAGGTATGGGAAGCTGCTATGACAGCTGCCCATTATAAAATTGATAATCTTTGTGCTATTTTAGATAATAATCGCCTTCAGATAGATGGATGGGTTTCAGATGTGATGAATATTGACCCATTGACCGATAAATGGAGGGCATTTGGCTGGGCAACTATTGAAATAGATGGTCATAATTTTGAAGAAATTTTTAATGCTTTGGATGAAGCTGAAAAGATAAAAGGGAAGCCTACTATTATTATTGCCCGTACAATTAAAGGAAAGGGAGTGTCGTTTTTTGAGAATCAAGCTAAATATCATGGTGTGGCTCCTACAAAAGAGGAATTAGAAAGAG